In Daphnia pulex isolate KAP4 chromosome 7, ASM2113471v1, one genomic interval encodes:
- the LOC124196979 gene encoding uncharacterized protein LOC124196979: MNRQSISTHLALIAFTAVILFVAYGPVEVEAITSSSFITSTSTITVTSTEKSICGKLINVTAACRRRRNFEFERPEILTFDEGIDEDIDLAFSNFYKQFVPTKTLSMEVTPLVVLPPRISSGRNPTIASHHFGLRTSYPMYPMGSRNKSPNIHPSIYPHQDEAKLQQQQLLNQQRIFFSALSLANVFSRTTVTFTTFKTETKTEVSTSKATFFVVGCTPNPFPFSVCSAKR, encoded by the exons ATGAATCGTCAAAGTATTTCAACTCATTTGGCTTTGATTGCATTTACAGCCGTGATTCTCTTTGTGGCGTATGGACCTGTTGAAGTAGAAGCCATAACGTCGAGTTCTTTTATCACCAGTACTTCAACGATAACCGTGACATCTACTGAAAAG AGCATTTGTGGGAAATTGATCAACGTCACGGCCGCCTGTCGTCGACGCcgaaattttgaattcgaaAGGCCCGAAATTTTAACATTCGATGAAGGTATCGACGAGGACATCGATCTGGCCTTCAGTAACTTTTACAAACAATTTGTTCCCACCAAGACTTTGAG taTGGAAGTGACGCCGTTGGTCGTGTTGCCTCCTCGCATTTCATCCGGACGTAATCCAACGATCGCCAGCCATCATTTCGGACTGCGGACGTCTTATCCCATGTACCCGATGGGTAGTCGGAACAAGAGCCCCAATATCCACCCAAGTATCTACCCCCACCAAGATGAGGCGAAActtcagcagcaacaacttcTCAATCAGCAGCGCATATTTTTCTCCGCTCTCTCCCTGGCCAACGTGTTCAGCAGGACCACCGTTACATTCACTACATTCAAAACGG AAACAAAGACGGAAGTGTCGACTTCCAAAGCCACTTTTTTCGTCGTCGGCTGCACACCGAATCCCTTCCCCTTCAGCGTTTGCTCAGCTAAACGTTAA